The following proteins come from a genomic window of Mycolicibacterium rufum:
- a CDS encoding fused (3R)-hydroxyacyl-ACP dehydratase subunits HadA/HadB translates to MTASAETSPLEARVGHYYQMDGTYLVGREKLREYARAVQDYHPAHWDVAAAAELGYSDLIAPLTFTSAPGMQCNRRMFEEVVVGYDTYMQTEEVFEQHRPIVAGDELKIDVELTSVRRIAGRDLITVTNTFTDADGERVHTLHTTVVGVTAEDIGADVKTAVQNAMMHDMNILDIGGSDAEYHKTFRPEGAIRVSDGGTTRTPGSRSFDELSVGDPLPVHHTRLSRGDLVNYAGVAGDANPIHWDEDIAKLAGLPDVIAHGMLTMGLGAGFFSSWSGDPGAATRFAVRLSSPAIVPAKEGADVEFSGKVKSLDEATRSGVVIVGAKSAGKKIFGLATLEVRFR, encoded by the coding sequence ATGACTGCCTCCGCAGAAACCTCGCCGCTGGAAGCACGTGTCGGCCACTACTACCAGATGGACGGCACGTATCTGGTCGGCCGCGAGAAGCTGCGGGAGTACGCCCGCGCCGTGCAGGACTACCACCCGGCGCACTGGGACGTGGCGGCCGCGGCCGAGCTGGGCTACTCCGATCTGATCGCGCCGCTGACCTTCACCTCGGCCCCGGGCATGCAGTGCAACCGGCGGATGTTCGAGGAGGTGGTCGTCGGCTACGACACCTACATGCAGACCGAGGAGGTCTTCGAGCAGCACCGCCCGATCGTCGCCGGCGACGAGCTGAAGATCGACGTCGAGTTGACGTCGGTGCGCCGGATCGCCGGCCGGGACCTCATCACGGTCACCAACACGTTCACCGATGCGGACGGGGAACGGGTGCACACGCTGCACACCACCGTGGTCGGCGTGACGGCCGAGGACATCGGCGCCGACGTCAAGACCGCGGTGCAGAACGCGATGATGCACGACATGAACATCCTCGACATCGGGGGTTCGGATGCCGAGTACCACAAGACCTTTCGGCCCGAGGGCGCCATCCGGGTGTCCGACGGCGGGACCACCCGCACCCCGGGGAGCCGCTCGTTCGACGAGCTGTCGGTCGGCGACCCGCTGCCGGTGCACCACACCCGGCTCTCGCGCGGAGACCTGGTGAACTACGCCGGCGTCGCCGGCGACGCGAACCCGATCCACTGGGACGAGGACATCGCCAAGCTGGCCGGGCTGCCCGACGTGATCGCCCACGGCATGCTGACGATGGGGCTGGGCGCCGGCTTCTTCTCCTCCTGGTCGGGCGACCCCGGCGCGGCCACCCGCTTCGCGGTGCGGCTCTCCTCGCCGGCGATCGTGCCGGCCAAGGAGGGCGCCGACGTCGAGTTCAGCGGCAAGGTGAAGTCACTGGACGAGGCGACGCGGTCCGGCGTCGTCATCGTCGGGGCGAAGTCCGCGGGCAAGAAGATCTTCGGCCTGGCCACCCTCGAGGTCCGCTTCCGCTGA
- a CDS encoding MarR family winged helix-turn-helix transcriptional regulator: MAARSTRAAGEGLTPSQQRAWVSYMRVYHRLEYEMNRHLQRDCGLSLGDYTVLNALDNAPQRTAQLSSLATVIGWERSRLSHHLQRMARRGLVERLPSAGDGRATDVVLTAEGSRQFRAAVPVHAAWVRDTVFSGTDRGQEAALADALAAVGDSLLRRGTLPPPEFGPPAD, from the coding sequence ATGGCAGCACGGTCGACGAGGGCGGCGGGCGAGGGGCTCACCCCGTCGCAACAGCGCGCGTGGGTCAGCTACATGCGGGTCTACCACCGTCTCGAGTACGAGATGAACCGCCACCTGCAGCGCGACTGCGGCCTGTCGCTCGGCGACTACACCGTGCTCAACGCGCTCGACAACGCCCCGCAGCGGACGGCGCAGTTGTCGAGCCTCGCGACGGTGATCGGGTGGGAGCGCAGCCGGCTCTCCCATCACCTGCAGCGGATGGCCCGCCGCGGCCTGGTCGAGCGGCTGCCGTCGGCGGGGGACGGCCGTGCCACCGACGTCGTGCTGACCGCCGAGGGTTCGCGGCAGTTCCGCGCGGCCGTTCCGGTGCACGCCGCGTGGGTGCGCGACACGGTCTTCTCCGGCACCGACCGCGGCCAGGAGGCGGCGCTCGCCGATGCCCTGGCCGCGGTCGGCGACTCGCTCCTGCGACGCGGGACGCTGCCCCCACCGGAGTTCGGGCCGCCGGCGGACTGA
- a CDS encoding SDR family oxidoreductase: protein MGQLEGKTALVTGGTSGIGLATATRLAAEGAHVVITGRRQDALDAAVASIGDAATGVRSDVSRPEELDAVVDAIAARGKGLDVVFANAGGGEFAALGDITVEHFTSTFTTNVGGTLFTVQKVLPLLNAGASVILAGSTSASNGTPAFSVYAATKAAIRSFGRTWAAELAGRGIRVNTVVPGPVETPGLVGLAPGNEQDLLDGEAAKVPLGRVGRPEEIAAAVLFLASDQSSFMTGAEVFVDGGAEQV, encoded by the coding sequence ATGGGACAGCTGGAAGGCAAGACGGCACTGGTGACCGGCGGGACGTCGGGCATCGGCCTGGCGACGGCCACCCGACTGGCCGCCGAGGGCGCGCACGTCGTCATCACCGGTCGGCGGCAGGACGCGCTGGACGCGGCGGTCGCCTCGATCGGCGACGCGGCGACGGGCGTGCGCAGCGACGTGTCGCGACCCGAGGAACTCGACGCGGTGGTCGACGCGATCGCGGCCCGCGGCAAGGGCCTGGACGTGGTGTTCGCCAACGCCGGCGGCGGCGAGTTCGCGGCGCTGGGCGACATCACGGTGGAGCACTTCACCTCCACGTTCACCACCAATGTCGGCGGCACCCTGTTCACGGTGCAGAAGGTGCTGCCGCTGCTCAACGCGGGCGCGTCGGTGATCCTCGCGGGGTCGACGTCGGCGTCCAACGGCACGCCGGCCTTCAGCGTGTACGCCGCGACGAAGGCGGCCATCCGGTCCTTCGGACGGACGTGGGCGGCCGAACTGGCCGGCCGCGGAATCCGGGTGAACACCGTGGTGCCGGGGCCGGTGGAGACCCCCGGGCTCGTCGGGCTGGCGCCCGGCAACGAGCAGGATCTGCTCGACGGGGAGGCGGCGAAGGTGCCCCTGGGGCGGGTCGGCCGGCCCGAGGAGATCGCGGCGGCCGTGCTGTTCCTGGCGTCGGATCAGAGCAGCTTCATGACGGGTGCGGAGGTGTTCGTCGACGGCGGGGCCGAACAGGTCTGA
- a CDS encoding zinc-ribbon domain-containing protein encodes MLFFLFGIGTKRKPLGAGGVRTCPRCHNTTQWARVRQFRQFSVFFVPLVRWKRREFEVCGICGTAVAA; translated from the coding sequence GTGTTGTTCTTCCTGTTCGGCATCGGGACCAAGCGCAAGCCCCTCGGCGCGGGAGGTGTGCGGACCTGCCCGCGGTGCCACAACACCACGCAGTGGGCGCGGGTGCGGCAGTTCCGCCAGTTCAGCGTCTTCTTCGTCCCGCTCGTGCGGTGGAAGCGCCGGGAGTTCGAGGTCTGCGGGATCTGCGGCACCGCCGTCGCCGCGTGA
- a CDS encoding glycoside hydrolase family 6 protein: protein MFLGVISRAARVIARWTVPILAVLTVTGLVSSPSSPQPAIRLAADGNPLAGMPFYVNPDSKGIRAARGAGNPTLDRVVNTPTAYWMDQLSTPAVDAKYIAAAQAAGTMPILALYGIPHRDCGSFAAGGFGSAGAYRNWIDGVAGAIGGGPAAVILEPDALAMADCLSGDQRQERFDLIAYAVDTLTRNPGTAVYVDAGHSRWVSAEEMANRLNQVGVAKARGFSLNTANFFTTDEEVGYGQAISGMTGGKPFVIDTSRNGAGPVEGDPLYWCNPEGRALGVAPTANTGNPQVDAFLWVKRPGESDGSCGKGEPGAGTFVNQYAIDLARNAGW, encoded by the coding sequence ATGTTTCTCGGGGTGATCTCCCGCGCTGCGCGCGTCATCGCGCGCTGGACCGTCCCGATCCTGGCGGTGCTGACCGTCACCGGCCTGGTGTCCTCCCCGTCCTCGCCGCAGCCGGCGATCCGACTGGCCGCCGACGGCAACCCGCTGGCCGGAATGCCGTTCTACGTCAACCCGGACTCCAAGGGCATCAGGGCGGCTCGCGGTGCCGGCAACCCGACGCTCGACCGGGTCGTCAACACGCCGACCGCGTACTGGATGGACCAACTCTCCACGCCTGCGGTCGACGCGAAGTACATCGCCGCCGCGCAGGCCGCGGGCACGATGCCGATCCTGGCGCTCTACGGCATCCCGCACCGCGACTGCGGCAGCTTCGCCGCGGGCGGCTTCGGCTCCGCCGGCGCCTACCGCAATTGGATCGACGGCGTCGCGGGGGCGATCGGCGGTGGCCCCGCGGCCGTCATCCTCGAACCCGATGCGCTCGCCATGGCCGACTGCCTGTCGGGCGACCAGCGCCAGGAACGTTTCGACCTGATCGCCTACGCGGTGGACACGCTCACCCGCAATCCGGGCACCGCGGTCTACGTCGACGCCGGGCACTCTCGCTGGGTCAGCGCGGAGGAGATGGCCAACCGGCTCAACCAGGTCGGTGTCGCCAAGGCGCGTGGCTTCAGCCTCAACACCGCGAACTTCTTCACCACCGACGAGGAGGTCGGCTACGGCCAGGCGATCTCGGGGATGACCGGCGGCAAGCCGTTCGTCATCGACACGTCCCGCAACGGCGCCGGCCCCGTCGAGGGGGACCCGCTGTACTGGTGCAATCCCGAGGGCCGTGCGCTGGGCGTCGCGCCCACCGCGAACACCGGCAACCCTCAGGTGGACGCTTTCCTGTGGGTCAAGCGACCCGGTGAGTCCGACGGATCCTGCGGTAAGGGAGAGCCCGGCGCCGGCACCTTCGTCAACCAGTACGCGATCGACCTGGCCCGCAACGCGGGCTGGTGA
- a CDS encoding cyclase family protein, whose translation MRTLIDISVPLRTGIASDPPGLRPQIEYLTHRDTVADVLSFFPGARAEDLPDGEGWAIERVSMTTHSGTHLDAPYHFASTMNHGERAITIDEVPLDWCFQPAVKLDFRHLGDGYVVTPYDVDAELRRIGHTLSPLEIVVINTAAGTRYGHDDYVDRGCGMGRAATLHLLEQGVRLTGTDAWSWDAPFSHTARRYADSHDASIIWEGHKAGRDIGYCHLEKLHNLEALPSTGFTVCCFPVKVEAASAGWTRAVAIIDA comes from the coding sequence ATGCGCACGCTGATCGACATCTCGGTGCCGCTCAGGACCGGCATCGCGTCCGATCCGCCCGGGCTGCGGCCCCAGATCGAGTACCTGACCCACCGCGACACGGTCGCCGATGTGCTGTCGTTCTTCCCCGGCGCGCGGGCCGAGGATCTCCCCGACGGGGAGGGCTGGGCGATCGAGCGGGTGTCGATGACCACCCACAGCGGCACCCACCTCGACGCGCCGTACCACTTCGCGTCGACGATGAACCACGGCGAGCGGGCCATCACCATCGACGAGGTCCCGCTGGACTGGTGCTTCCAGCCGGCCGTGAAGCTGGACTTCCGGCACCTCGGCGACGGGTACGTGGTGACCCCCTACGACGTGGACGCCGAGCTGCGCCGCATCGGCCACACGCTCTCGCCGCTGGAGATCGTGGTGATCAACACCGCCGCCGGCACCCGCTACGGCCACGACGACTACGTCGACCGGGGCTGCGGAATGGGCCGGGCGGCGACGCTACACCTGCTCGAACAGGGTGTCCGGCTCACCGGCACCGACGCCTGGAGCTGGGACGCGCCGTTCTCCCACACCGCGCGGCGGTACGCCGACTCCCACGACGCCTCGATCATCTGGGAGGGCCACAAGGCCGGACGCGACATCGGCTACTGCCATCTGGAGAAGCTGCACAACCTCGAGGCGCTGCCGTCGACCGGGTTCACCGTGTGCTGCTTCCCGGTGAAGGTCGAGGCCGCCTCGGCGGGCTGGACGAGGGCGGTCGCGATCATCGACGCGTAG
- a CDS encoding nitroreductase family protein, giving the protein MASGPDTATLRRVLDAAAWAPSVQNSQPWRWHVDAEGLHLDADWNRSLGDSPFDRSDVLLACGAVLDHCALALSAAGWGARIHRFPDRAGRLASFEVIESEPRPAARELAEVIPRRRSDRRDYGGSSLPSTTVELLLIRAARLGVQMGVVPKDRWSRLDDGQVQLHYGRAADHPHRDGDGMLLVLATDDEDDLARLRAGEAASHLLLSATALELASCPFTDPLRAARDRLALACELFDGGAHPQILLRLGPQISGAAALPSARRRPLAETTTWGSSAR; this is encoded by the coding sequence GTGGCGAGCGGACCCGACACCGCGACGCTGCGGAGGGTGCTGGATGCGGCGGCGTGGGCGCCGTCGGTGCAGAACTCGCAGCCGTGGCGGTGGCACGTGGACGCCGAGGGTCTGCACCTCGACGCCGACTGGAACCGCAGCCTGGGCGACTCCCCGTTCGACCGGTCCGACGTGCTGCTGGCGTGCGGTGCGGTGCTCGATCACTGCGCGCTCGCGTTGTCCGCGGCCGGCTGGGGTGCCCGCATCCATCGCTTCCCCGACCGCGCGGGACGCTTGGCCTCCTTCGAGGTGATCGAGTCGGAGCCCCGGCCCGCGGCGCGCGAACTGGCCGAGGTGATCCCGCGGCGGCGCTCCGACCGCCGCGACTACGGCGGGTCCTCGCTGCCGTCGACGACTGTCGAACTGCTGCTGATCCGCGCCGCGCGACTCGGGGTGCAGATGGGCGTGGTGCCGAAGGACCGCTGGAGCCGGCTCGACGACGGCCAGGTGCAGCTGCACTACGGCCGGGCCGCCGACCACCCGCACCGCGACGGCGACGGGATGCTGCTGGTGCTCGCCACCGACGACGAGGACGACCTGGCGCGGCTGCGTGCGGGGGAGGCGGCCAGCCACCTGCTGCTCTCGGCCACGGCGCTGGAGCTGGCGTCGTGTCCCTTCACCGACCCGCTGCGCGCCGCGCGCGACCGGCTGGCGCTGGCGTGCGAGCTCTTCGACGGCGGCGCCCACCCGCAGATCCTGCTGCGGCTCGGCCCCCAGATCAGCGGCGCAGCCGCACTGCCGTCAGCGCGGCGCCGTCCGCTCGCCGAGACGACGACGTGGGGTTCGTCCGCCCGATGA
- a CDS encoding STAS domain-containing protein, giving the protein MTAVEKHRSFSFPVTPRDDELRCGRATFAARYCSQTRVAVGVVGEIDALNGREFGRYVERHTRVSKQLVLDLRAVDYFGTAGFTALYYVSVYCARSDVDWAIVGRRPVRRLLSVCDPDGELPLADDLSTALARLDRLAYGVQHVIWTAQAGWHRPSSGGRTPRRRLGERTAPR; this is encoded by the coding sequence ATGACCGCCGTCGAGAAGCACCGTAGCTTTTCTTTTCCTGTCACTCCGCGTGACGACGAATTGCGTTGTGGTAGAGCCACATTCGCGGCACGCTACTGCTCGCAGACCCGGGTGGCCGTGGGCGTCGTCGGCGAGATCGACGCGCTCAACGGCCGTGAGTTCGGCCGTTACGTGGAGCGGCACACCCGGGTGTCCAAGCAATTGGTGCTCGATCTGCGCGCGGTCGATTACTTCGGCACGGCCGGATTCACGGCGCTGTACTACGTCAGCGTGTATTGCGCCCGCAGTGACGTGGATTGGGCGATCGTCGGCCGCCGGCCGGTACGGCGGTTGTTGTCGGTCTGCGATCCGGACGGTGAACTCCCGCTGGCCGACGATCTGTCCACCGCACTGGCCCGTCTGGACCGCCTGGCCTACGGGGTGCAGCACGTCATCTGGACGGCGCAGGCCGGGTGGCACCGCCCGTCATCGGGCGGACGAACCCCACGTCGTCGTCTCGGCGAGCGGACGGCGCCGCGCTGA
- a CDS encoding FAD-dependent monooxygenase, producing the protein MAFHAVISGAGIAGPALAHQLDARGWRATVLERHPQRRDEGQNVDIRGAAREVIRRMGIDADVRAATTGELGTRFVTADGTPAASFPVARPGRPDGPTAELEILRGELSRILVERTADRTDYLFGTQLADVTDHGDHVSATLDDGTAIDADVLVIAEGLHSRSRRFVSSVEVRDLGMYLAYVTLPRRDTDDSWWNWQHATKSRSVHLRPDNVGTTRAILTFFSDVRGLEDLGRRDQISLLRRTFADVGGAAPRILDELDDAPMYFSTVGQVHPPSWSRGRIGLLGDSAFCNATFGGAGTSLALIGAYLLAGELAAGPDPAAALTRYQQAMQPFVRSAPVVRGEMLRLANPRSPWGIRAVHAGARLAAGPLGRAVGAVTGVAGIGGDELALPD; encoded by the coding sequence GTGGCCTTCCATGCCGTCATCTCCGGCGCCGGCATCGCCGGCCCAGCCCTCGCTCATCAACTCGACGCCCGCGGATGGCGCGCGACCGTCCTCGAGCGTCACCCGCAGCGGCGCGACGAGGGACAGAACGTCGACATCCGCGGAGCGGCCCGCGAGGTCATCCGCCGCATGGGGATCGACGCCGACGTCCGCGCCGCCACCACCGGGGAGCTCGGTACCCGCTTCGTCACCGCCGACGGAACACCCGCGGCATCGTTTCCGGTGGCGCGCCCGGGCCGGCCCGACGGACCCACGGCCGAGCTGGAGATCCTGCGCGGCGAGCTGTCCCGGATCCTCGTCGAGCGCACCGCCGACCGCACCGACTACCTCTTCGGCACCCAGCTGGCCGATGTCACCGACCACGGCGACCACGTCAGCGCCACGCTGGACGACGGCACCGCGATCGACGCCGACGTACTCGTGATCGCCGAGGGACTGCACTCCCGCTCCCGCCGGTTCGTCAGTTCTGTCGAGGTGCGGGACCTCGGCATGTACCTCGCGTACGTCACGCTGCCGCGCCGGGACACCGACGACAGCTGGTGGAACTGGCAGCACGCGACGAAGTCGCGCTCGGTGCATCTGCGTCCCGACAACGTCGGCACCACCCGGGCGATTCTGACGTTCTTCTCCGATGTGCGCGGCCTCGAGGATCTCGGCCGGCGCGACCAGATCAGCCTGCTGCGCCGCACGTTCGCCGACGTCGGCGGCGCGGCCCCGCGCATCCTCGACGAGCTCGACGACGCGCCGATGTACTTCTCGACCGTCGGTCAGGTGCACCCGCCGTCGTGGAGCAGGGGCCGCATCGGGCTGCTCGGCGACAGCGCCTTCTGCAACGCCACGTTCGGGGGCGCGGGCACCAGCCTTGCGCTGATCGGCGCCTACCTGCTGGCCGGCGAACTGGCCGCCGGACCCGACCCGGCCGCGGCGTTGACGCGGTATCAGCAGGCGATGCAACCGTTCGTCAGGAGCGCGCCCGTCGTGCGCGGCGAGATGCTCCGGCTCGCGAACCCGCGCTCGCCGTGGGGAATTCGCGCTGTGCACGCCGGTGCGCGGCTCGCGGCAGGACCGCTGGGTCGAGCGGTCGGTGCGGTGACGGGTGTGGCCGGCATCGGCGGGGACGAGCTGGCGCTACCCGACTGA